From Actinoplanes oblitus, a single genomic window includes:
- a CDS encoding DUF721 domain-containing protein, which yields MAGPELARAVLDAALARRREAARQPRRRSGGGGGERRLRGYSGPGPDPRDPQLFGAVLQRLMKTRGWERPRAEATVFGSWEKVVGPDIAAHSRPVRLDAGVLTVEAESTAWATQLRMLTGKLLQQIAGEVGHNVVTRLNIHGPAAPSWSRGPRRVQGRGPRDTYG from the coding sequence ATGGCCGGGCCGGAGCTGGCCCGGGCGGTGCTCGACGCGGCTCTGGCGCGACGGCGGGAGGCCGCCCGGCAGCCGCGCAGACGCAGCGGTGGGGGCGGCGGGGAACGCCGGTTGCGTGGTTATTCCGGGCCGGGGCCGGACCCGCGGGATCCGCAGCTGTTCGGTGCGGTTCTGCAGCGGTTGATGAAGACCCGGGGCTGGGAGCGGCCGCGTGCCGAGGCCACGGTCTTCGGCTCCTGGGAGAAGGTGGTCGGACCGGACATCGCGGCACACAGCCGGCCGGTGCGGCTGGACGCCGGGGTGCTGACCGTGGAGGCCGAGTCGACGGCCTGGGCCACCCAGCTGCGGATGCTGACCGGCAAGCTGCTCCAGCAGATCGCCGGCGAGGTGGGACACAACGTCGTCACCCGGCTCAACATCCACGGTCCAGCGGCGCCGTCGTGGAGCCGCGGCCCGCGCCGCGTCCAGGGCCGTGGCCCGCGCGACACCTACGGCTGA
- a CDS encoding DLW-39 family protein: MLKKLLIVAAVVGAAALVVKKVKASSDERALWHEATTAPDLR; the protein is encoded by the coding sequence ATGCTGAAGAAGCTGTTGATTGTTGCGGCAGTCGTTGGTGCCGCCGCGCTGGTGGTCAAGAAGGTCAAGGCCTCCAGTGACGAGCGAGCGCTGTGGCACGAGGCGACCACCGCTCCTGATCTGCGCTGA
- the gyrB gene encoding DNA topoisomerase (ATP-hydrolyzing) subunit B — MAENNQQYGAESITVLEGLEAVRKRPGMYIGSTGERGLHHLIWEVVDNAVDEALAGYCDTIDVVLLADGGVSVTDNGRGFPVDLHPKLKKPGVEVALTVLHAGGKFDNQAYKVSGGLHGVGVSVVNALSTKMAVEIHKSGFVWRQKYTASVPSELVKGEATDHTGSTVQFWPDPNIFETVEFDFQTIYRRLQEMAFLNRALTINFTDERTEYLDENGEPRKVTFMYAGGISDFVRHLNATKSAIHKTVIEFGSEDNEAGMGVEIAMQWNESYGESVYTFANRINTHEGGTHEEGFRSALTTIVNKYGIEKKFLKGDQKLSGEDIREGLAAIISVTLREPQFEGQTKTKLGNTDMKSFVQRVANEQLADWFDRNPADAKLIITKADQAARARIAAQQARKLARRKSLLESGSMPGKLADCQSTDPRETELFIVEGDSAGGSAKQGRSSKYQAILPIRGKILNVEKARIDRVLKNNEVQSLITAMGTGIHDEFDIGKLRYHKIILMADADVDGQHIQTLLLTLLFRFMRPLVEQGHVYLAAPPLYKIKWNKRGDDAQYAYSDRERDGLIALRQQKKPNAKPDDIQRFKGLGEMNFHELWDTTMDPETRTLRQVTLDDAAVADELFSVLMGEDVEARRSFIQRNAKDVRFLDI, encoded by the coding sequence GTGGCAGAGAACAATCAGCAGTATGGTGCCGAGTCGATCACCGTGCTCGAAGGCCTTGAGGCGGTTCGCAAGCGTCCCGGTATGTACATCGGTTCCACCGGCGAACGGGGTTTGCACCACCTGATCTGGGAGGTCGTGGACAACGCCGTCGACGAGGCGCTCGCCGGGTACTGCGACACCATCGACGTGGTTCTGCTGGCCGACGGCGGCGTCTCGGTCACCGACAACGGCCGGGGTTTCCCGGTCGACCTGCACCCCAAGCTGAAGAAGCCGGGCGTCGAGGTGGCGCTGACCGTGCTGCACGCGGGTGGCAAGTTCGACAACCAGGCCTACAAGGTCTCCGGCGGTCTGCACGGTGTCGGCGTCTCGGTGGTGAACGCGCTCTCCACCAAGATGGCCGTGGAGATCCACAAGTCCGGCTTCGTCTGGCGGCAGAAGTACACCGCGTCCGTCCCCAGCGAGCTGGTCAAGGGCGAGGCCACCGACCACACCGGCTCGACCGTGCAGTTCTGGCCGGACCCGAACATCTTCGAGACGGTGGAGTTCGACTTCCAGACGATCTACCGCCGGCTCCAGGAGATGGCCTTCCTGAACCGCGCCCTCACCATCAACTTCACCGACGAGCGCACCGAGTACCTCGATGAGAACGGTGAGCCCCGCAAGGTCACCTTCATGTACGCGGGCGGCATCTCAGACTTCGTCAGGCACCTCAACGCCACCAAGAGCGCGATCCACAAGACGGTGATCGAGTTCGGCAGCGAGGACAACGAGGCCGGCATGGGCGTCGAGATCGCCATGCAGTGGAACGAGTCCTACGGCGAGTCGGTCTACACCTTCGCGAACCGGATCAACACCCACGAGGGCGGCACCCACGAGGAGGGCTTCCGCTCCGCGTTGACCACGATCGTCAACAAGTACGGCATCGAGAAGAAGTTCCTCAAGGGCGACCAGAAGCTGTCCGGTGAGGACATTCGGGAGGGTCTCGCCGCGATCATCTCGGTGACCCTGCGCGAGCCGCAGTTCGAGGGCCAGACCAAGACCAAGCTCGGCAACACCGACATGAAGAGCTTCGTGCAGCGGGTCGCCAACGAGCAGCTCGCCGACTGGTTCGACCGCAACCCGGCGGACGCCAAGCTGATCATCACCAAGGCCGACCAGGCGGCCCGCGCCCGGATCGCCGCGCAGCAGGCCCGCAAGCTGGCCCGGCGCAAGTCGCTGCTGGAGTCCGGCTCGATGCCGGGCAAGCTGGCCGACTGCCAGTCCACCGACCCGCGCGAGACCGAGCTGTTCATCGTCGAGGGCGACTCGGCCGGCGGCTCGGCCAAGCAGGGCCGGTCCAGCAAGTACCAGGCCATCCTGCCGATCCGCGGCAAGATCCTGAACGTGGAGAAAGCCCGGATCGACCGGGTGCTGAAGAACAACGAGGTCCAGTCGCTGATCACCGCGATGGGCACCGGCATCCACGACGAGTTCGACATCGGCAAGCTGCGGTACCACAAGATCATCCTGATGGCCGACGCCGACGTCGACGGCCAGCACATCCAGACGCTGCTGCTCACCCTGCTGTTCCGCTTCATGCGGCCGCTGGTCGAGCAGGGTCACGTCTACCTGGCCGCCCCGCCGCTCTACAAGATCAAGTGGAACAAGCGGGGTGACGACGCGCAGTACGCCTACTCCGACCGGGAGCGGGACGGGCTGATCGCGCTGCGTCAGCAGAAGAAGCCGAACGCCAAGCCGGACGACATCCAGCGGTTCAAGGGTCTCGGCGAGATGAACTTTCACGAGCTGTGGGACACCACGATGGACCCCGAGACGCGCACCCTGCGCCAGGTCACCCTGGACGACGCCGCGGTGGCCGACGAGCTGTTCAGCGTGCTGATGGGTGAGGACGTCGAAGCGCGGCGGTCGTTCATCCAGCGCAACGCGAAGGACGTCAGGTTCCTCGACATCTGA
- the recF gene encoding DNA replication/repair protein RecF (All proteins in this family for which functions are known are DNA-binding proteins that assist the filamentation of RecA onto DNA for the initiation of recombination or recombinational repair.), producing the protein MHVRRVELVDFRSYERVAVDLDPGVSVLVGQNGMGKTNLIEALGYVATLDSHRVATDAPLVRFGATSAVIRCAIVHDGRELLVELEIVPGRANRARLNRSPVRRPREVLGALRMVLFAPEDLELVRGDPSERRRYLDDLLVARQPRYAGVRADYDRVVKQRNALLRTAYLTRKVGGTRGQDLSTLTVWDHHLAQYGAELLAGRLELAAALGPHLTKAYDAVAAGKSAASITYASRLGEDLTTDRAALAEAIVAKLQERRAAEVERGTTLVGPHRDDLLLSLGELPAKGYASHGESWSFALALRLAAYDLLRTDGIEPVLVLDDVFAELDAGRRDRLAALVSDAAQLLVTCAVPEDVPAALRGARFDVTTGAVTRAS; encoded by the coding sequence ATGCACGTACGCCGGGTCGAGCTCGTCGACTTCCGTTCCTACGAGCGGGTGGCCGTCGATCTCGATCCCGGCGTGTCCGTGCTGGTCGGGCAGAACGGCATGGGCAAGACGAACCTCATCGAGGCACTCGGCTACGTGGCCACTCTGGACAGTCACCGAGTGGCCACCGACGCTCCGCTGGTCCGCTTCGGCGCGACCTCGGCGGTGATCCGGTGTGCGATCGTCCACGATGGACGCGAGCTGCTCGTCGAGCTGGAGATCGTGCCGGGCCGGGCGAACCGGGCCCGGCTCAACCGTTCGCCGGTGCGCCGCCCGCGCGAGGTCCTGGGCGCGCTGCGGATGGTGCTGTTCGCCCCGGAGGATCTGGAACTGGTCCGCGGCGACCCGTCCGAGCGCCGTCGTTACCTGGACGACCTGCTGGTCGCCCGGCAGCCGCGGTACGCGGGTGTGCGCGCCGACTACGACCGCGTGGTCAAACAGCGCAACGCCCTGCTGCGGACGGCCTACCTGACCCGCAAGGTGGGCGGAACTCGGGGGCAGGACCTGTCCACGCTGACCGTCTGGGATCACCACCTGGCCCAGTACGGGGCGGAGCTGCTCGCCGGCCGCCTGGAACTTGCCGCGGCCCTCGGCCCGCACCTGACCAAGGCGTACGACGCGGTGGCGGCCGGCAAGTCGGCGGCCTCGATCACCTACGCGTCCCGGCTCGGCGAGGATCTGACCACCGATCGCGCGGCACTGGCCGAGGCGATCGTCGCCAAGCTGCAGGAGCGCCGGGCCGCCGAGGTGGAGCGCGGCACCACGCTGGTCGGCCCGCACCGCGACGACCTGCTCCTGTCGCTCGGCGAACTGCCCGCCAAGGGCTACGCGAGCCACGGTGAGTCCTGGTCGTTCGCCCTGGCGCTGCGCCTGGCCGCGTACGACCTGCTGCGCACCGACGGGATCGAGCCGGTGCTGGTGCTCGACGACGTCTTCGCCGAGCTGGACGCCGGGCGGCGCGATCGGCTGGCCGCGCTGGTGTCCGACGCCGCCCAGCTGCTGGTGACGTGCGCGGTGCCCGAGGACGTGCCGGCCGCGCTGCGGGGCGCGCGCTTCGACGTGACCACCGGGGCGGTGACCCGTGCCTCCTGA
- a CDS encoding DUF3566 domain-containing protein encodes MPETQAKSGGQGTSATPDDAAKKDGAASNGRETAGRAAVPADAPSPPKFTRAPGMAPPPGEPSAAGSDAEAKRPGGPAVAKASAAVPIVTKGKGAAPGSASARPAATPGSTTGGVTRPAGSAPTVTPPGAAKQRTAPASGSAAAPSGSGGSSAVGAARVSEAVRSARSTVSSAAARGPRRARLNLKRIDPWSVMKFSFAVSIVLFIVVVVATSVLYLALDTMGVWTSINTSLQDLVNASGGSEAATANTFHITAWGVIGTSMLIGAVNVVLFTALATLGAFIYNVCADLVGGIELTLAERD; translated from the coding sequence ATGCCGGAGACACAGGCGAAGTCGGGGGGCCAGGGAACCTCAGCGACTCCGGACGATGCGGCGAAGAAGGACGGTGCCGCATCGAACGGACGCGAGACCGCTGGGCGCGCCGCTGTCCCCGCCGATGCCCCGTCCCCGCCGAAATTCACCAGGGCGCCGGGCATGGCCCCGCCGCCCGGTGAGCCATCCGCTGCCGGATCGGACGCCGAGGCCAAGCGGCCCGGCGGTCCCGCCGTGGCCAAGGCCTCGGCGGCGGTGCCGATCGTGACGAAAGGCAAGGGCGCCGCGCCCGGGTCCGCCTCGGCGCGACCCGCGGCGACCCCGGGGAGCACCACCGGCGGCGTCACGCGGCCGGCGGGCAGCGCCCCGACGGTGACCCCGCCCGGCGCTGCGAAACAGCGCACCGCGCCGGCCAGCGGGTCGGCCGCGGCCCCGTCCGGCTCGGGTGGATCGTCGGCGGTGGGGGCCGCCCGGGTCTCCGAAGCGGTCCGCTCGGCCCGCTCCACGGTCTCCTCGGCCGCGGCGCGTGGCCCGCGCCGGGCCCGGCTGAACCTCAAGCGGATCGACCCGTGGTCCGTGATGAAGTTCTCGTTCGCGGTCTCGATCGTGCTCTTCATCGTGGTGGTCGTCGCGACCTCGGTGCTCTACCTGGCACTGGACACGATGGGCGTGTGGACCTCGATCAACACCAGCCTCCAGGACCTGGTGAACGCGAGTGGTGGCTCCGAGGCCGCCACCGCGAACACCTTCCACATCACCGCCTGGGGCGTGATCGGCACCTCGATGCTGATCGGCGCGGTCAACGTGGTGCTGTTCACCGCGCTCGCGACGCTCGGGGCGTTCATCTACAACGTGTGCGCCGACCTCGTCGGTGGCATCGAGCTGACGCTGGCGGAGCGGGACTGA
- the gnd gene encoding phosphogluconate dehydrogenase (NAD(+)-dependent, decarboxylating) — translation MQLGLIGLGRMGGNMRERLRAAGHEVVGFDHNADKSDVANLAELVEKLAAPRVVWTMVPAGKITEDTINELAGLLSEGDIIIDGGNSKFTDDGPRAERLKPKGIHYLDVGVSGGVWGITNGYALMVGGEAEIVEHCKPIFEALKPAGEFGFAHAGTHGAGHYAKMIHNGIEYGMMQAYGEGYEILLASELVHDVPAVIKSWREGSVVKSWLLDLLDRALDEDPTLANLKGYVEDTGEGRWTVDEAVRLAVPAHVLAASIFTRFESRQDDSPAMKAVAALRQQFGGHAVKR, via the coding sequence ATGCAACTCGGCCTGATCGGTCTCGGCCGGATGGGTGGCAACATGCGGGAACGACTCCGTGCCGCCGGGCACGAAGTCGTTGGATTCGACCACAACGCGGACAAGTCCGACGTCGCCAACCTGGCTGAGCTGGTCGAGAAGCTGGCCGCCCCGCGCGTCGTCTGGACCATGGTGCCCGCCGGCAAGATCACCGAGGACACCATCAACGAGCTCGCGGGGCTGCTCTCCGAGGGCGACATCATCATCGACGGTGGAAACTCCAAGTTCACCGACGACGGCCCGCGCGCCGAGCGGCTGAAGCCGAAGGGGATCCACTACCTGGACGTCGGCGTCTCCGGCGGCGTCTGGGGCATCACCAACGGGTACGCGCTGATGGTGGGCGGCGAGGCCGAGATCGTCGAGCACTGCAAGCCGATCTTCGAGGCGCTCAAGCCGGCCGGCGAGTTCGGCTTCGCGCACGCCGGCACGCACGGCGCCGGCCACTACGCCAAGATGATCCACAACGGCATCGAGTACGGCATGATGCAGGCGTACGGCGAGGGCTACGAGATCCTGCTGGCCTCCGAGCTGGTGCACGACGTGCCGGCGGTCATCAAGAGCTGGCGTGAGGGCAGCGTCGTCAAGTCGTGGCTGCTCGACCTGCTCGACCGCGCGCTCGACGAGGACCCCACCCTGGCCAACCTCAAGGGTTACGTCGAGGACACCGGCGAGGGCCGCTGGACCGTCGACGAGGCGGTCCGGCTGGCCGTTCCCGCACACGTCCTGGCCGCCTCGATCTTCACGCGGTTCGAGTCCCGGCAGGACGACTCGCCCGCGATGAAGGCTGTCGCCGCGCTGCGCCAGCAGTTCGGCGGCCACGCCGTCAAGCGCTGA
- the dnaN gene encoding DNA polymerase III subunit beta, with product MKFRVERDALADAVAWTAKSLPSRPSVPVLAGVLLRVTDGRLQVSGFDYEVSSQVSVEVQADADGAALVSGRLLAEITKALPGKPVDIAAVGAHLELVCGSARFTLPTMPVEDYPTLPDMPSSAGTVDAATFASAVSQVAIAAGRDETLPMMTGVRLELNGSTMAMLATDRYRLAMREIEWTPDDPDISLNALVPAKTLNDTAKALGPLGGSVTLALAQGNAGEGMIGFAGGTRRTTSRLLDGANYPPVRSLFPTSHNAEARIAVSALVEVVRRVALVAERTTPVLLSFSEDGLVVEAGTTEEARASEAMEAEFTGEALTIGFNPQYLIDGLQNLGAPTAVFSFVDAFKPAVISPAGESGEIIPGYRYLIMPIRVTR from the coding sequence ATGAAGTTCCGGGTGGAGCGAGACGCGCTCGCCGACGCCGTGGCCTGGACAGCCAAGAGCCTGCCCAGCCGGCCGTCAGTGCCGGTGCTGGCCGGTGTCCTGCTGCGAGTCACCGACGGCCGCCTGCAGGTCTCCGGCTTCGACTACGAGGTCTCCAGCCAGGTCTCCGTCGAGGTCCAGGCGGACGCGGACGGTGCCGCACTGGTCTCCGGCCGCCTGCTCGCCGAGATCACCAAGGCGCTGCCCGGCAAGCCGGTCGACATCGCCGCGGTCGGTGCGCACCTCGAGCTGGTCTGCGGCAGTGCGCGTTTCACCCTCCCCACGATGCCCGTGGAGGACTATCCGACCCTGCCGGACATGCCATCCAGCGCGGGCACCGTCGACGCCGCTACGTTCGCCTCAGCGGTTTCCCAGGTGGCCATCGCGGCCGGCCGGGACGAGACGCTGCCGATGATGACCGGCGTCCGGCTCGAGCTGAACGGCTCGACCATGGCGATGCTGGCCACCGACCGGTACCGGCTGGCCATGCGCGAGATCGAGTGGACCCCTGACGACCCGGACATCAGCCTCAACGCGCTGGTCCCGGCAAAAACCCTGAACGACACGGCGAAAGCGCTCGGCCCGCTCGGTGGCTCGGTGACGCTCGCCCTGGCGCAGGGCAACGCCGGCGAGGGCATGATCGGTTTCGCCGGCGGCACCCGGCGCACCACCAGCCGCCTGCTCGACGGCGCGAACTACCCGCCGGTCCGCTCGCTCTTCCCGACCTCGCACAACGCCGAGGCCCGGATCGCCGTCTCCGCCCTGGTCGAGGTCGTGCGACGGGTCGCGCTGGTGGCCGAGCGCACCACCCCCGTGCTGCTCAGCTTCAGCGAGGACGGCCTGGTGGTCGAGGCCGGTACCACCGAGGAGGCGCGCGCCAGCGAGGCGATGGAGGCCGAGTTCACCGGCGAGGCGCTGACCATCGGCTTCAACCCGCAGTACCTGATCGACGGCCTGCAGAACCTCGGCGCCCCGACCGCGGTCTTCTCGTTCGTCGACGCGTTCAAGCCCGCTGTGATCTCCCCCGCGGGCGAAAGTGGCGAAATCATCCCGGGATACCGCTATCTGATCATGCCGATCCGGGTAACCCGCTGA
- the gyrA gene encoding DNA gyrase subunit A, with amino-acid sequence MTDIPESPGDDAAQEESGGGVTQRVEPVGLEVEMQRSYLDYAMSVIVGRALPDVRDGLKPVHRKILYAMYDSGFRPDRGYVKCARVVGDVMGNYHPHGDSSIYDALVRMGQPWSLRYPLIDGNGNFGSPGNDPPAAMRYTESKLSPLAMEMLRDIDEDTVDMQDNYDGRTKEPTILPARFPNLLVNGSEGIAVGMATKIPPHNLREIAAAVQWCLDNIDADEATTLDALIEIVKGPDFPTYGLIVGQQAIQDAYRTGRGSIRMRAVVEVEEDQRGRPCLVVTELPYQVNPDNLAERVAELVKEGKLTGIADIRDESSGRTGMRLILVLKRDAVAKVVLNNLYKHTQLQETFGANMLALVDGVPRTLNLAQFIRYYVEHQIEVIRRRTAFRLRKAEERAHILRGLAKALDMLDEVIALIRRSPTVEDSRQGLMTLLDVDEIQATAILDMQLRRLAALERQRIIDELAKIEIEIADFKDILAKPERQRAIISDELGEIVQKFGDDRRTQIIPFDGEVSMEDLIAREDVVVTITRTGYAKRTKVDMYRSQKRGGKGVSGATLRQDDIVSHFYVISTHDWMLFFTNKGRVYRAKAYELPEANRTAKGQHVANLLAFQPDEHIAQVIQIPNYQVAPYLVLATKNGLVKKTRLDEFDSNRSGGIIAINLREDDELVGAALVAPEEDLLLVSKHAQAIRFNATDEALRPMGRATSGVIGMRFGDNDELLAMEVVREGLDVLVATNGGYAKRTPIEEYPVQGRGGKGVLTAKITERRGGLVGALVISPEDELFAITSNGGVIRTPVKPVRRTRDRNTMGVKLMDLPEGVTIVALARNADEPDEQD; translated from the coding sequence GTGACTGACATTCCCGAATCCCCCGGCGACGACGCGGCCCAGGAGGAATCCGGCGGCGGTGTGACCCAGCGCGTCGAGCCGGTGGGCCTCGAGGTCGAGATGCAGCGCTCGTACCTCGACTACGCGATGAGCGTGATCGTCGGCCGCGCGCTGCCCGACGTGCGCGACGGCCTGAAGCCGGTGCACCGCAAGATCCTGTACGCGATGTACGACTCCGGCTTCCGGCCCGACCGCGGCTACGTGAAGTGCGCGCGCGTGGTCGGCGACGTGATGGGCAACTACCACCCGCACGGCGACTCGTCGATCTACGACGCCCTGGTCCGGATGGGTCAGCCGTGGTCGCTGCGGTACCCGCTGATCGACGGCAACGGCAACTTCGGCTCGCCGGGCAACGACCCGCCGGCCGCCATGCGCTACACCGAGTCGAAACTGTCCCCGCTGGCGATGGAGATGTTGCGGGACATCGACGAGGACACCGTCGACATGCAGGACAACTACGACGGGCGTACCAAAGAGCCGACGATCCTGCCGGCGCGCTTCCCGAACCTGCTGGTCAACGGCTCCGAGGGCATCGCGGTCGGGATGGCCACCAAGATCCCGCCGCACAACCTGCGGGAGATCGCGGCCGCCGTCCAGTGGTGCCTGGACAACATCGACGCGGACGAGGCCACGACGCTCGACGCGCTCATCGAGATCGTCAAGGGTCCCGACTTCCCGACCTACGGCCTGATCGTCGGGCAGCAGGCCATTCAGGACGCGTACCGGACCGGTCGTGGCTCGATCCGGATGCGCGCGGTGGTCGAGGTGGAGGAGGACCAGCGGGGCCGGCCGTGCCTCGTGGTGACCGAGCTGCCGTACCAGGTGAACCCGGACAACCTGGCCGAGCGGGTCGCCGAGCTAGTCAAGGAGGGCAAGCTCACCGGCATCGCGGACATCCGCGACGAGTCCTCCGGCCGGACCGGCATGCGGCTCATCCTGGTGCTCAAGCGCGACGCGGTTGCCAAGGTGGTGCTGAACAACCTCTACAAGCACACCCAGCTGCAGGAGACCTTCGGCGCCAACATGCTGGCGCTGGTGGACGGCGTGCCGCGCACGCTCAACCTGGCCCAGTTCATCCGCTACTACGTCGAGCACCAGATCGAGGTCATCCGACGGCGGACCGCGTTCCGGCTGCGCAAGGCCGAGGAGCGGGCGCACATCCTGCGCGGTCTGGCCAAGGCGCTGGACATGCTCGACGAGGTCATCGCCCTGATCCGGCGCTCGCCCACGGTGGAGGACTCGCGCCAGGGCCTGATGACGCTGCTCGACGTCGACGAGATCCAGGCCACCGCGATCCTCGACATGCAGCTGCGCCGCCTGGCCGCCCTGGAGCGCCAGCGGATCATCGACGAGCTGGCGAAAATCGAGATCGAGATCGCCGACTTCAAGGACATCCTGGCGAAACCGGAACGGCAGCGGGCGATCATCTCCGACGAGCTCGGGGAGATCGTGCAGAAGTTCGGGGATGACCGGCGTACCCAAATCATCCCGTTCGACGGCGAGGTCTCCATGGAGGATCTCATCGCGCGCGAGGACGTTGTGGTGACCATCACACGTACGGGTTACGCCAAGCGCACCAAGGTCGACATGTATCGATCTCAGAAGCGCGGTGGCAAGGGCGTGAGCGGCGCGACCCTGCGTCAGGACGACATCGTCTCGCACTTCTACGTGATCTCCACGCACGACTGGATGCTGTTCTTCACGAACAAGGGCCGGGTGTACCGGGCGAAGGCGTACGAGCTCCCCGAGGCGAACCGGACGGCCAAGGGCCAGCACGTCGCCAACCTGCTGGCCTTCCAGCCGGACGAGCACATCGCCCAGGTCATCCAGATCCCGAATTACCAGGTGGCGCCCTACCTTGTGCTCGCCACTAAGAATGGTCTCGTGAAGAAGACCCGCCTCGACGAATTTGACTCCAACCGCAGCGGTGGCATCATCGCCATCAACCTGCGGGAGGATGACGAATTGGTGGGCGCGGCGCTGGTGGCACCCGAGGAGGACCTCCTTCTCGTGTCCAAGCACGCCCAGGCGATCCGCTTCAACGCGACCGACGAGGCGCTGCGGCCGATGGGCCGGGCCACGTCCGGTGTGATCGGCATGCGCTTCGGCGACAACGACGAGCTCCTCGCCATGGAGGTCGTGCGTGAGGGCCTCGATGTGTTGGTTGCCACCAACGGTGGGTATGCCAAACGCACGCCGATCGAGGAGTATCCGGTACAGGGGCGCGGCGGCAAGGGGGTGCTCACCGCGAAGATCACCGAACGTCGTGGTGGACTTGTCGGCGCTCTGGTGATCAGCCCGGAGGATGAACTGTTTGCCATCACCAGCAATGGTGGTGTCATCCGGACTCCCGTGAAGCCTGTACGGCGCACACGGGATCGGAACACAATGGGGGTCAAGCTGATGGACCTCCCTGAAGGTGTAACCATCGTGGCGCTTGCTCGCAATGCCGACGAGCCTGACGAACAGGACTAG
- a CDS encoding NUDIX domain-containing protein — MSERRRAAAVIVRDGRVLMVHERSRRSGGGEWWTLPGGGLQPGETAEDAVRREVFEETGLVVSDLRYVLEMPYPSGMTSVFAVTVADGEPRVGQDDGSGPEPLGLDWLPVPELPIETSGVPVPPLMVVLPTMASASD; from the coding sequence GTGAGCGAACGAAGACGGGCAGCCGCCGTGATCGTGCGGGACGGCCGCGTGCTGATGGTGCACGAGCGCAGCCGGCGATCGGGTGGCGGCGAGTGGTGGACCCTGCCCGGTGGTGGCCTGCAGCCCGGCGAGACGGCCGAGGACGCGGTGCGGCGCGAGGTCTTCGAGGAGACCGGCCTGGTGGTCAGCGACCTGCGATATGTGTTGGAGATGCCCTATCCGTCCGGCATGACGTCGGTCTTCGCGGTCACGGTGGCCGACGGCGAGCCGCGGGTGGGGCAGGACGACGGCAGCGGACCCGAGCCGCTCGGGCTGGATTGGCTGCCGGTGCCGGAGCTGCCGATCGAGACCAGCGGGGTGCCGGTGCCGCCGCTGATGGTGGTGCTGCCGACGATGGCGTCGGCCTCGGATTAG